A single window of Hirundo rustica isolate bHirRus1 chromosome 16, bHirRus1.pri.v3, whole genome shotgun sequence DNA harbors:
- the LOC120760211 gene encoding sacsin-like isoform X2 codes for MPTACGRTLSARRAPAGSTAWELLPGLAGSFLPSDLELGLDSLLRGIAREGLFPNLVLLDPAVTVQTLRLALPPAWTSQSSTPVTWCPAQGPPQPPASWFPTLWQFLAHQEDLGPLEGLPLISLSTLDAPSVRLAPLIPESSLIFQEWEDQLLPLAVASVLEFLGCPVVPPGMWHRSLSRYVLPPSPLNALRALGRQGAAALASRMASLPDADVVTLRLYLADVPSLTKQDMATLAALPLFLPLPCLTTRQPRELVPASATPALEPALELPQGVVLPEAVLRCRDEADRRLFGRLQKPLISAAHVMLKAIRAVAQGTYAGQAAEMQALLLWVLQHGDVVFAQSPPLRQACSELAFLETPDGPACPRDLYDPCDRILQALLGPERFPPAAFHNPSVLRALKAVGLRHGEGCLLPSDILAAAAKVSQGGMAALDRAEALITVCNHPKALDGFSAAELGQLQALPWVPCSKCTGEPGKPFLAPKELRSTQYQSLVGLAMPLTNAFVAEAEKKLGLSQTPPPERVWEQLRKLSGHKDMDQMGPALQPIYRHMQENLEAFGTALDDAVVWTGSGLVLPCDAVLGYPEKLELEMLVPRVPPDFLPYSCLFRAWGVADGVSEERVVSALRCLGQDIDRRSSRAGTAAELQVVIAVLDWLKRRGYQGKGTVPVPVRIPQGSGFALCPAASAVYLDMELEEEEDAQEVVHEAVPSSTAVFLGAELLSTRVLGPEPFTACGPSEPITLRLRNILREYGEESDLFTEMVQNAEDAGATMCRFLLDLRCFRKSTSGLLDPGMAACHGPALWAYNDALFTEDDLQNITRIGAATKEGQAGRIGRFGLGFSSVYRITDVPAVLSGETLLIFDPNGTHLGKHIPRAGSPGIRLDFSSRPRILRVFAEQFQPYHGIFGCCLPEPGPFPGSLFRLPFRTEEEAVTSQICSEAFDTERVQSLGTVFLGSNRLLLLFLKKVRELSLEMLPDTATSAEDTSPLVILQRKEIRDLGAPGDPPSWAAIEQLSACEEESRTMWHYLVLVCQGDEVLLKLFHQNTQAGLHPPPPMAGVALPLAPAEDGKWVPRLDAEKGQVFCHLPMPVISGLPIHLHGAFSILSNRKGLWDTAERGKWNRVLLRNAVPMAWLQALDHLRAMHEAGELRNYEYHLFWPDISTARYPFTEAVTGFYQAVAARSGLRLFSDGHSWCSLQDARFLHQAVERHPELGTVAQRVFATIVPHPLLAVALPGKVQEGLGKALDAATYDWNRFLCELVLPNLKNLPAVDRNLLVLHALDISHEDVDKVLQTVPCIPVTPHGHLQLINCLVHPRGHAAPLYSPQDGRFPIGNAFLSLERLSRLERLGMVKNSVDLTELLERAKTVQLLWTKNRAQGCQRAACILELLKDAVKKKADNTLQAAFKTVPFLPAALPTGEHELLPADQLYHHLHAPLVGLIHPILAPEMLGENFSLSNEVASFLGLDQQIPSARVLEQLQALSRSSNTLPLETLQDSTNCCYKHLNMLLQEHHSSWDEVASAVAKGEPFILVGSRFVPVTDVAETLSFEAVPYLHQLQEQYKPYKKLWKCVGLRCMFTWDDYAQVLCTLARTHAGEPLPAAELDLALRLVSCGLMEDGNQPDACQTQQLFLPDEEGILRPRDQLHFNDAPWMPLDRDVLLCHKQLSRDAALRCGVATTRHRALERSELTTDHLSLWAQPFGAHEDLPTRLKNILKEYSASAPDMVKEMLQNADDAGAGLVHFVWDCRQHPTKATFSEKWNILQGPALCIYNDRPFQQQDIEGIQRLGVGGKQDRQDAIGKYGLGFNTVYHFTDCPAFLTGDSTLCVSDPHLYYMPTATTEKPGSMFAVNTEFKKNFPDIYDTFLPSFFNLKQGVIFRLPLRTAAGALKSRVSDMVVRDQDLKEMEETLAEEGEDLMLFLRNVHTVVFSMISPGGKELVEKLRVTTELMSSDAELRRDFQARLSQAMDGNSPTPLSYAMKIKNSRAETTSVWRVISQIGVQGGAEESPVFKRLPYGAVAARLEPLNQVTGRAFCTLPLPLITGLPVHINANFSVDAARRSLRSDKGCTEATWNDFLLQRLVVPLYCDFLTRQWKALEPEKLQYRSLKLCQQHLDSHFLQFFPNVKRVLPIFQDMVREVYKHLSHAHLPLVPVYHEQPCSRVTITWASPGGGNMLTEPYFLREMPDSEVQKVLQQLNMKLVPAFTRLQHIHEEFIEAQVNAVALEPDSLRCFLKALALPVPCKLDETPLRTPENCSCLLKYFRWSRYSQGTHKDGDETELEGLPLLATEDGFLNAFSIHHPVFENSFAHLFPKHSHRFAQKCISAWIPSCFLKELGLPEATPLIQEALSQLEWTTEGEKWLKDLWTFLKSVVSTRTSDVNMESLMDHLQDMAVLPVQWSKPDSKHLLPLSSLSRVLFECHSEVEKSLHKLGIPVLQQSLLPRGFAHCCLKPKALQTTDPGAVVAHLAEKRADLSWGDLGEQDVTALLNFVQGNLDSHALEQLRHLPLFQKFGGGYVAVAPYRKVLLLWRQFLEEPLCAQDLYDLDKDMLLLTPSLTHQRLAKDLKWKSTNDQELFMTVVLPQLSQLTRQNLMKAVRLFFDLQPFCNAESKEAIVAAFQKVAFIPDAHGTLCLASYFYRDTPSFRTLRLQNRFVPESFFKELHSNWNAMDFLLEVGVRTSLSVEDFVALAEEIEHEATQATCHAAELLERQQEMLLQLEILLKNPVSEGFLRKIASIQFLPPLDIPPDLMNLHPPFANCTKAVALKGSVSYLENVAELLWTSATILPESFHLNKISMKTMGVLVEVPTALVVANLEHVCRAACSTQLQISTRTSVLHSMYSFLQTHLNEVDAEHLAELPVVLARSEDMARPRQVVTSLPDKDDFYPYLLTPHPHVAAFRDLLQHLGVALVPTLSHYSHVLAQIYQESHGSGTLTSRQKKTVLLATRHFFQLLREELEPPDCSAVAELYLLSTADCLELSHRLCFNDCVPSKTARALEKTFVFMAALPVSECNVMWLLKRLPPHLRPRALSEMTEQQLEDGGPQPCRYGSQCIVQRHLQTLLVSPWFRLGLESLLQWQNHKAMTGMEGVGGFAVEQLKVQCCKDICTVLVHDGAKVEGSSQSQVIHVCPSGGSQRLLYIRHTEMVLNWHPLRVVETLAQEINNILGGQLEAHALSVLREMLVCQEPQDIALVLVYHNVALVGVAPEMKKRLQEEAVAEEGPWKDPSLATLRHGVRQPKVWPQLWVQHKPASTAWQHRQGGRGSWLSSEDFMALTPSMPEALRWLRQAMSDLQAAHNDIRHCCPNWVLFKVHQALEKALVAAVLCRGEAFEGHGGLMRVAQRLEEEEPELKGLVLDVQRLHDHGMDAKATQYPSYHPFPMTPSEAFPSVDEEEILKQAQKVLMTLKNYVGRK; via the exons ATGCCTACAGCCTGTGGCCGGACCCTGAGCGCACGCCGAGCTCCGGCCGGATCCACAGCCTG ggagctcctgcctggcttGGCTGGGTCCTTCCTGCCCTCAGACCTGGAGCTGGGCTTGGACAGTCTCCTCCGAGGCATTGCCAGGGAGG GTCTCTTCCCCAACCTGGTTCTGCTGGACCCAGCCGTGACTGTACAGACCCTGCGCTTGGCTCTCCCCCCAGCCTGGACATCCCAGTCTTCAACCCCGGTGACCTGGTGCCCGGCCCAAggccccccccagcccccagcctCCTGGTTCCCAACCCTGTGGCAATTCCTGGCCCACCAGGAAGACCTGGGCCCTCTGGAGGGGCTCCCTCTCATATCCCTGTCCACACTGGATGCCCCCAGTGTCCGTCTGGCTCCATTGATACCTGAGTCCAGTCTTATCTTCCAGGAATGGGAGGACCAGCTCCTGCCACTTGCTGTGGCCTCTGTGCTGGAGTTCCTGGGTTGCCCTGTGGTGCCTCCAGGCATGTGGCATCGCTCCCTGTCCCGCTATGTCCTGCCTCCATCTCCCCTCAATGCCCTGCGggccctgggcaggcagggggcTGCAGCACTGGCCTCCCGTATGGCCTCGCTGCCTGACGCGGATGTGGTCACCCTCCGGCTCTACCTGGCAGATGTCCCATCCCTGACAAAGCAGGACATGGCCActctggctgctctgcccctctTTCTGCCACTGCCCTGCTTGACCACCCGACAGCCCAGAGAGCTGGTgccagccagtgccaccccagcgCTGGAGCCAGCGCTGGAGCTTCCCCAAGGTGTGGTGCTACCGGAGGCGGTGTTGCGGTGCCGGGATGAAGCTGACCGGCGGCTATTTGGGAGGCTCCAGAAGCCCCTCATCAGTGCAGCCCATGTGATGCTGAAGGCCATCAGAGCCGTGGCCCAAGGCACATATGCAGGGCAAGCGGCTGAGatgcaggctctgctgctctgggtaCTGCAGCATGGAGACGTTGTCTTTGCACAGAGCCCTCCGCTCCGGCAGGCCTGCAGCGAGCTGGCCTTCCTGGAGACCCCTGACGGCCCCGCATGCCCTCGAGACCTCTACGATCCCTGCGACCGCATcttgcaggcactgctgggaccTGAGcgctttcctcctgctgccttccatAATCCATCTGTCCTCCGTGCCTTGAAGGCCGTGGGCTTGCGGCACGGTGAGGGGTGCCTGCTGCCCTCAGAcatcctggcagctgcagcaaaagTCAGCCAGGGCGGCATGGCAGCTCTGGACAGGGCTGAGGCACTGATTACAGTGTGCAACCACCCCAAGGCACTGGATGGCTTTAGTGCTGCAGAACTtgggcagctccaggctctgccatGGGTGCCTTGCTCCAAATGCACAGGAGAGCCTGGGAAGCCCTTCCTGGCCCCCAAAGAGCTGCGATCCACACAGTACCAATCCCTGGTGGGGCTTGCCATGCCCCTGACCAACGCCTTTGtggcagaagcagagaagaagctggggctgagccagaCCCCACCACCGGAGAGAGTGTGGGAGCAGCTGAGAAAGCTGTCGGGGCACAAGGACATGGATCAGATGGGTCCTGCTCTCCAGCCCATCTACAGGCACATGCAAGAAAACCTGGAGGCCTTTGGGACTGCCCTGGATGATGCTGTTGTATGGACTGGGTCTGGGCTTGTCCTGCCATGTGATGCTGTGCTGGGCTATCCTgagaagctggagctggagatgcTGGTGCCTCGAGTGCCCCCTGACTTCCTGCCCTACAGCTGCCTCTTCAGGGCTTGGGGGGTGGCAGACGGGGTGAGTGAGGAGAGGGTGGTGTCAGCCCTGCgctgcctggggcaggacaTAGACAGACGCAGCTCCAGAGCGGGCACTGCCGCAGAGTTGCAGGTGGTTATAGCTGTCCTGGACTGGCTGAAGAGACGGGGCTACCAGGGCAAGGGCACTGTGCCAGTTCCTGTGAGGATCCCGCAGGGCTCCGGCTTTGCCCTCtgtccagctgcctctgccGTATACCTGGACAtggagctggaggaagaggaggatgctCAGGAGGTGGTGCACGAGGCAGTGCCTTCCAGCACAGCCGTGTTCCTgggtgcagagctgctcagtaCACGGGTGCTGGGCCCGGAGCCGTTCACAGCCTGTGGCCCCTCGGAGCCCATCACCCTACGCCTCCGCAACATCCTCCGGGAATACGGCGAGGAGAGCGACCTCTTCACAGAGATGGTCCAGAACGCAGAGGATGCCGGTGCTACCATGTGCCGCTTCCTCCTGGACCTGCGGTGCTTCAGAAAGTCCACCTCTGGGCTGCTAGACCCAGGTATGGCTGCCTGCCATGGCCCAGCCCTCTGGGCCTACAACGATGCCCTGTTCACAGAGGATGACCTCCAGAACATCACCCGGATTGGGGCTGCCACAAAGGAGGGCCAGGCAGGCCGGATTGGGCGCTTTGGGCTGGGCTTCAGCTCTGTCTACCGTATCACAGatgtgccagcagtgctgagtgGGGAGACGCTACTCATCTTTGATCCCAATGGCACCCATCTGGGCAAGCACATCCCCAGGGCTGGCTCCCCTGGCATCCGCCTGGACTTCTCCAGCCGACCACGCATTCTCCGTGTCTTTGCTGAGCAGTTCCAGCCTTACCACGGTATCTTTGGGTGCTGCCTGCCTGAGCCAGGACCCTTTCCAGGAAGCCTTTTCCGCTTGCCTTTTCGCACTGAAGAGGAAGCTGTGACATCTCAGATTTGCTCTGAGGCCTTTGATACAGAGCGTGTCCAGTCTCTTGGGACTGTTTTCCTTGGCTCTAAccggctcctgctgctcttcctgaaGAAGGTGAGGGAGCTGTCCCTGGAGATGCTGCCAGACACGGCCACCTCTGCAGAGGATACCTCTCCTCTGGTCATACTGCAGCGAAAGGAGATCCGAGACTTGGGGGCCCCTGGGGATCCCCCAAGCTGGGCAGCCATcgagcagctctcagcctgtgAGGAGGAATCCAGGACTATGTGGCACTACCTGGTTTTGGTGTGTCAGGGTGATGAGGTGTTGCTGAAACTGTTTCACCAGAACACACAGGCAGGACTCCATCCTCCACCCCCCATGGCTGGTGTGGCCCTTCCCCTTGCCCCTGCTGAAGATGGCAAGTGGGTGCCACGTCTGGATGCTGAGAAGGGGCAAGTTTTCTGCCATCTTCCCATGCCGGTCATCTCCGGGCTGCCAATCCACCTGCATGGGGCCTTCAGCATCCTCTCAAATCGCAAGGGGCTGTGGGACACAGCGGAGCGTGGTAAGTGGAACCGGGTGCTGCTCCGCAATGCTGTGCCGATGGCCTGGCTCCAGGCACTGGACCATCTCCGTGCCATGCACGAGGCAGGCGAATTGAGGAACTATGAGTATCATCTCTTCTGGCCAGACATTAGCACTGCTCGTTACCCCTTTACAGAGGCTGTGACTGGTTTCTACCAGGCTGTGGCAGCCAGGAGTGGCCTCAGGCTCTTTTCCGATGGCCACTCCTGGTGCTCACTGCAGGACGCCCGCTTCCTGCACCAGGCTGTGGAGAGACACCCTGAACTGGGTACTGTGGCCCAGCGAGTCTTTGCCACCATTGTGCCCCATCCCCTGTTGGCTGTGGCCTTGCCTGGGAAGGTGCAGGAGGGCCTTGGGAAGGCACTGGATGCTGCAACCTATGACTGGAACCGCTTTCTCTGTGAGCTTGTGCTTCCCAACTTGAAAAACCTCCCTGCTGTTGACCGGAATCTGCTTGTTCTGCATGCGCTGGATATATCTCATGAGGATGTGGACAAAGTGTTGCAGACCGTGCCCTGCATCCCTGTCACCCCTCATGGCCACCTGCAGCTCATCAATTGCCTGGTGCATCCCAGAGGCCATGCTGCCCCTTTATACAGCCCTCAAGATGGGCGCTTCCCCATTGGGAATGCCTTCCTTTCCCTGGAGAGACTAAGCCGGCTGGAGAGGCTGGGCATGGTAAAGAACAGTGTGGAcctgacagagctgctggagagggcaAAGACTGTCCAGCTTCTCTGGACCAAGAATcgtgcccagggctgccagagggCTGCCTGCATCCTTGAGTTACTTAAGGATGCAGTGAAGAAGAAAGCAGACAATACTCTTCAGGCCGCTTTCAAGACTGtgcccttcctccctgctgcatTGCCCACTGGTGAACATGAACTTCTGCCAGCTGACCAGCTCTACCATCACCTCCATGCCCCTCTAGTGGGACTCATCCACCCTATCTTGGCTCCTGAAATGCTGGGGGAAAACTTCAGCCTCTCGAACGAGGTAGCATCCTTCTTGGGGCTGGACCAGCAGATCCCATCAGCTCGAGTCCttgagcagctgcaggcactCAGCCGTAGCTCCAACACTCTCCCTTTGGAGACCCTGCAGGACAGCACCAACTGCTGCTACAAGCACCTGAACATGCTGCTCCAGGAACATCACTCCAGCTGGGATGAGGTGGCTTCAGCAGTGGCGAAAGGGGAACCCTTCATCTTGGTGGGCTCCCGTTTTGTGCCAGTCACAGATGTGGCCGAGACACTGTCATTTGAGGCTGTCCCATACCTTCATCAGCTCCAAGAGCAGTACAAGCCCTACAAAAAGCTCTGGAAGTGTGTGGGACTGCGCTGCATGTTCACCTGGGATGATTATGCCCAAGTACTCTGCACCCTGGCAAGGACACATGCTGGAGAGCCGCTGCCTGCCGCTGAGCTGGATCTGGCCCTGCGGCTGGTGTCTTGTGGCTTGATGGAAGATGGCAACCAGCCAGATGCCTGCCAGACTCAGCAACTCTTTCTGCCTGATGAGGAAGGCATTTTGCGCCCACGAGACCAGCTCCACTTCAATGATGCACCATGGATGCCATTGGACAGAGATGTCCTGCTGTGCCATAAACAGCTGTCCCGAGATGCAGCCCTGCGTTGTGGGGTGGCCACCACACGCCACCGAGCGCTGGAGAGGAGTGAACTCACCACTGACCACCTGAGCCTCTGGGCGCAGCCATTTGGTGCCCATGAAGATTTGCCAACACGGCTAAAGAACATCTTGAAGGAGTACTCGGCATCCGCTCCTGATATGGTGAAGGAGATGCTCCAGAATGCGGATGATGCTGGTGCGGGGCTTGTGCACTTCGTGTGGGACTGCCGGCAGCACCCAACCAAGGCCACTTTTAGTGAGAAATGGAACATCCTGCAGGGCCCTGCCCTGTGCATCTACAACGACcgccccttccagcagcaggacatcGAAGGTATTCAGCGTCTGGGGGTGGGTGGCAAGCAAGACCGGCAGGATGCCATAGGCAAATATGGCCTTGGCTTCAACACTGTCTACCACTTTACTGACTGCCCAGCCTTCCTGACAGGAGACAGTACCCTGTGTGTCTCTGATCCCCATCTCTACTACATGCCCACAGCCACAACTGAGAAGCCTGGTAGCATGTTTGCTGTCAACACTGAATTCAAGAAGAATTTTCCGGATATTTATGACACCTTCCTACCATCTTTCTTCAACCTGAAACAGGGCGTCATTTTCCGGCTGCCGCTCCGCACTGCAGCTGGGGCTCTCAAGTCCAGAGTGTCTGACATGGTTGTGCGAGACCAAGACCtcaaggaaatggaagaaacaCTGGCTGAGGAAGGTGAGGACTTGATGCTCTTCCTCCGGAATGTCCACACTGTGGTCTTTTCCATGATCTCCCCAGGTGGGAAAGAGTTGGTGGAGAAGTTGCGGGTGACCACAGAGCTCATGAGTAGTGATGCAGAGCTAAGACGGGATTTTCAAGCAAGATTAAGCCAAGCCATGGATGGGAACAGCCCCACCCCTCTCTCCTATGccatgaaaatcaaaaatagcAGGGCTGAGACCACAAGTGTGTGGAGGGTGATCTCCCAAATTGGGGTGCAGGGTGGGGCTGAGGAGTCTCCGGTGTTTAAACGTTTGCCCTatggggctgtggctgcccgCCTGGAGCCTCTGAACCAAGTCACGGGCAGAGCCTTCTGCACCCTCCCACTGCCCTTGATCACTGGGCTGCCTGTGCACATCAATGCCAACTTCTCTGTGGATGCAGCCAGGCGCAGTCTCCGCTCAGACAAAGGCTGCACAGAGGCAACCTGGAATGACTTCTTGCTCCAGCGCTTGGTGGTTCCACTGTACTGTGACTTTCTCACCAGGCAGTGGAAAGCCCTGGAGCCAGAAAAGCTCCAGTATAGGTCCCTGAaactctgccagcagcacctggaCTCCCACTTCCTCCAGTTTTTCCCTAATGTGAAAAGGGTGCTACCTATCTTTCAGGATATGGTGAGAGAGGTCTACAAGCACCTTAGTCATGCACACCTGCCCCTGGTGCCTGTGTACCATGAGCAACCTTGCAGCAGGGTGACAATAACCTGGGCATCTCCAGGTGGAGGGAACATGCTAACAGAGCCGTACTTCCTCAGGGAGATGCCTGACTCAGAAGTCCAGAAAGTGCTGCAGCAACTGAACATGAAACTGGTTCCAGCATTCACCCGCCTGCAGCACATCCATGAGGAGTTCATTGAAGCCCAGGTGAACGCTGTTGCCTTAGAGCCAGACTCTCTCCGGTGCTTCCTCAaggccctggctctgcctgtgccctgcaAGCTGGATGAGACACCCCTGAGGACCCCAGAGaactgctcctgcctgctgaaATACTTCAGATGGAGCAGGTACTCCCAAGGTACTCACAAGGATGGGGACGAGACAGAACTGGAAGGCTTGCCCTTGCTGGCCACAGAAGATGGTTTTCTGAATGCTTTCAGCATCCACCACCCTGTCTTTGAGAACTCCTTTGCCCACCTCTTCCCTAAGCACAGCCACCGTTTTGCCCAAAAGTGTATTTCTGCATGGATCCCATCTTGCTTTTTGAAGGAGCTTGGCCTCCCAGAGGCCACGCCACTCATCCAGGAGGCATTGAGTCAGTTGGAGTGGACTACAGAGGGGGAAAAGTGGCTCAAGGACCTATGGACCTTCTTAAAAAGTGTGGTCTCCACCAGGACTTCAGACGTGAACATGGAGTCATTAATGGATCATCTCCAGGATATGGCAGTGCTTCCTGTTCAGTGGAGTAAGCCAGACTCAAAGCACCTACTGCCACTGTCCTCCCTCTCCAGGGTTCTTTTTGAGTGCCACTCCGAAGTGGAAAAGTCACTGCACAAACTGGgcatccctgtgctccagcagtCCCTGCTGCCCCGTGGTTTTGCCCACTGTTGCCTGAAGCCAAAGGCGTTGCAGACCACAGATCCCGGGGCTGTAGTGGCCCATCTGGCAGAAAAAAGAGCTGATCTCTCCTGGGGGGATTTAGGGGAGCAGGACGTGACAGCCCTGCTGAACTTTGTCCAGGGAAACCTGGATTCACAtgcactggagcagctccggCACCTGCCTCTCTTTCAGAAATTTGGGGGGGGCTATGTAGCTGTGGCTCCCTACCGCAAGGTGCTGTTGCTCTGGAGGCAGTTCCTGGAAGAGCCCTTGTGTGCCCAAGACTTGTATGACCTGGACAAAGACATGCTGCTTCTCACACCAAGCCTGACCCATCAACGGCTGGCCAAGGATTTGAAGTGGAAGTCCACAAATGACCAAGAGCTCTTCATGACTGTGGTGcttccccagctgtcccagctcacACGGCAAAACCTCATGAAAGCTGTTCGCTTGTTCTTTGACTTGCAACCCTTCTGTAATGCTGAGAGCAAGGAGGCCATTGTGGCAGCTTTTCAGAAGGTGGCCTTTATACCAGATGCTCATGGAACACTGTGCTTGGCCTCCTACTTCTATCGTGACACACCCTCCTTCCGCACCCTGCGGCTCCAAAACCGCTTTGTGCCTGAATCTTTCTTTAAGGAGCTACATTCGAACTGGAATGCTATGGATTTCCTCCTTGAGGTAGGTGTCCGCACCAGCCTCTCTGTAGAGGATTTTGTGGCATTGGCAGAAGAGATAGAGCATGAAGCTACGCAGGCTACCTGCCATGCTGCAGAACTTCTGGAGCGACAGCAGGAGATGCTCCTGCAACTTGAAATCCTGTTGAAAAATCCTGTGTCAGAGGGATTCCTGAGGAAAATTGCCTCAATCCAATTCCTGCCTCCACTGGATATCCCCCCAGACTTGATGAACCTCCACCCTCCTTTTGCAAACTGCACTAAGGCCGTGGCTCTGAAAGGCAGCGTTTCCTATCTGGAAAATGTGGCTGAGCTCCTGTGGACATCAGCCACCATCCTGCCAGAATCCTTCCACCTTAACAAGATATCCATGAAGACCATGGGAGTCCTTGTAGAGGTACCCACTGCCTTGGTGGTGGCCAACCTGGAGCATGTGTGCAGGGCAGCCTGCTCGACACAACTGCAGATTAGCACACGGACCAGTGTGCTCCATAGCATGTACAGCTTCCTGCAGACCCATCTGAATGAGGTGGATGCAGAGCACCTCGCTGAGCTGCCCGTGGTGCTGGCCAGATCAGAGGATATGGCCAGGCCACGGCAGGTGGTGACATCACTCCCGGACAAGGATGACTTTTACCCCTACCTCCTCACGCCTCACCCCCATGTGGCTGCCTTCAGAGATCTCCTGCAACACCTTGGCGTTGCCCTGGTCCCTACACTGAGTCACTACAGCCATGTCCTGGCCCAAATCTACCAGGAGAGCCATGGCAGTGGGACTCTTACCAGTAGACAGAAGAAGACAGTCCTCCTGGCCACACGGCatttcttccagctgctgcGGGAGGAACTGGAGCCCCCCGattgctctgctgtggctgaacTGTAcctgctgagcactgctgaCTGCCTGGAACTGTCCCACAGACTGTGCTTCAATGACTGCGTGCCCTCAAAGACCGCTCGGGCCCTGGAGAAGACCTTTGTGTTCATGGCTGCACTGCCAGTGTCTGAGTGTAATGTCATGTGGCTGCTGAAAAGACTGCCACCACACCTGCGGCCACGGGCACTCTCAGAGatgacagagcagcagctggaggacgGTGGTCCACAGCCATGTCGCTATGGCTCTCAGTGCATTGTGCAGAGGCATCTGCAGACCCTGCTGGTATCCCCATGGTTTAGGCTAGGGCTGGAGTCCCTACTGCAGTGGCAGAACCACAAGGCCATGACAGGAATGGAGGGGGTTGGTGGCTTTGCAgtggagcagctgaaggtgCAGTGCTGCAAGGACATCTGCACTGTGCTGGTGCATGATGGGGCAAAGGTGGAGGGCAGCTCCCAGTCACAGGTTATCCATGTGTGCCCATCTGGTGGTTCCCAGCGGCTCCTCTACATCCGGCACACAGAGATGGTGCTGAACTGGCACCCGCTGAGGGTCGTGGAGACGCTGGCACAGGAGATCAATAACATCCTGGGTGGGCAGCTGGAGGCACACGCTTTGTCCGTGCTGCGTGAAATGCTGGTCTGCCAGGAGCCACAGGACATCGCCTTGGTTCTGG